A portion of the Segatella copri DSM 18205 genome contains these proteins:
- a CDS encoding MBL fold metallo-hydrolase, which translates to MTLRYIFHSGFLLETSQCILVFDYWMDPAGVMRVYMNTCKHVYVFSSHFHEDHFTKSILRWKNSIPNITYILSKDILKRRRAQKEDAGIWMAKGAVWEDENLKVTATGSNDSGVSWIVETEGKTIFHAGDLCNWYARFLADDTPEGEVFSEEFGQYINPVAEEKQYLGELKDIRKINDSFDLVMFPVDGRIGNGYTLGGRQFIERFKVGMFVPMHFVMSGFESAWRMEPFCKEKDVPFWCIGHEGDSITI; encoded by the coding sequence ATGACACTCAGATACATCTTCCACAGCGGCTTCTTGCTTGAAACGTCTCAATGCATCCTGGTCTTTGACTATTGGATGGATCCTGCTGGAGTCATGCGTGTGTACATGAATACATGTAAACATGTGTACGTGTTTTCAAGCCACTTCCATGAGGACCACTTCACGAAATCAATCCTCAGATGGAAGAATAGCATCCCCAATATTACATACATCCTGTCAAAGGATATACTCAAACGAAGAAGAGCTCAGAAAGAGGATGCTGGTATATGGATGGCCAAAGGAGCGGTATGGGAAGATGAGAACCTGAAAGTGACAGCTACAGGAAGTAACGATAGTGGCGTGAGTTGGATTGTTGAGACAGAAGGTAAAACAATCTTTCACGCAGGCGACCTGTGCAACTGGTACGCACGTTTCCTTGCTGACGACACACCCGAAGGAGAGGTATTCAGTGAAGAGTTTGGTCAGTATATCAATCCTGTAGCAGAGGAAAAACAGTATCTTGGTGAACTTAAAGATATTCGCAAGATTAACGATTCCTTTGACCTCGTGATGTTTCCTGTGGACGGACGCATCGGCAATGGTTATACGCTTGGAGGGCGTCAGTTTATCGAACGTTTCAAGGTTGGAATGTTTGTCCCGATGCACTTTGTCATGAGTGGGTTTGAGAGTGCGTGGCGCATGGAGCCTTTCTGCAAAGAAAAGGATGTCCCCTTTTGGTGCATCGGGCACGAAGGAGACAGCATAACAATATAA
- a CDS encoding transcriptional regulator: MDAKEKVLATMKEAGQPLNAGKIAELSGLDRKEVDAAMKQLKAEGAIVSPVRCKWAPAE; encoded by the coding sequence ATGGACGCAAAAGAAAAAGTATTAGCAACAATGAAAGAGGCAGGTCAGCCTCTTAACGCAGGTAAAATCGCAGAACTCAGCGGTCTCGACCGCAAAGAGGTAGATGCAGCCATGAAGCAGCTGAAGGCAGAGGGCGCAATCGTCTCTCCTGTTCGTTGCAAATGGGCACCTGCAGAGTAA
- a CDS encoding BlaI/MecI/CopY family transcriptional regulator, which produces MEEITDRQRIILSLVQSDCTLTSQKISQKISEKEPVTQRTIKKDIADLQSKGILSREGGRKDGRWVITNKNDNKNRE; this is translated from the coding sequence ATGGAAGAAATAACTGATAGACAGCGGATTATACTATCATTGGTGCAGAGTGATTGCACTTTAACTTCCCAAAAGATTTCCCAAAAGATTTCGGAAAAAGAACCTGTAACACAGAGAACGATAAAAAAAGATATTGCAGACCTGCAATCCAAAGGCATACTCTCTCGTGAAGGCGGTCGCAAGGATGGCCGATGGGTGATAACAAACAAAAATGACAACAAAAATCGTGAGTAG
- a CDS encoding alpha/beta hydrolase fold domain-containing protein, whose product MKIHQIMFTPTGGTQRVSEILLFLLLTFFLAYIQTTEAKGQSSCFSYGASIVNGDLYCGHQEDSAFAMHSVMKFPQALYVADYLHKKGLTLSDSVLVHKDSLDAETWSPMLSIFEGMRYFTFAELIEWSLKQSDNNACDLLFASCGQPDAVEKYIHTLGFKDIHVQLTEKEMKKNPHRTIENSATPKEMARLLEWFYLHRDDNKNLSFIWDTMADCNTGQQRIAAVLPKDGKLIHKTGSGFPSSDGRQDRNDVGIVLLPDGSHLSIAIFLQKSKEEKEVAEIAEQCLMRIQADEFLRNMPSDLQHKQTLAILRAIDGDNKGLTAVRNARNAPPKYSDHVETKMITPNMRLYEPKGSQDQRLPVLLYLHGGGWTFGSINSCGRFCDAQAASGKMRVIALDYRLAPEHPYPEGLDDCISTVNYIIDHAAELHIDVNHITIGGDSSGGNLALATALSETCRGKIESLLLFYPVTKAFDDGSESWKQYGKGFGLDAEIMEAFNRASGTVCQGGNPVQRIENIT is encoded by the coding sequence ATGAAGATACATCAAATCATGTTCACCCCCACGGGAGGAACTCAACGAGTGAGCGAAATCCTACTTTTTCTGCTTCTTACCTTTTTCCTGGCTTATATCCAGACGACAGAGGCGAAAGGTCAATCCTCATGTTTTTCATATGGGGCAAGCATTGTGAATGGGGATTTGTATTGCGGTCATCAGGAGGATAGTGCTTTTGCCATGCACAGCGTCATGAAATTTCCACAGGCTTTATACGTAGCAGACTACTTGCACAAGAAAGGACTGACACTGAGCGACTCTGTTCTTGTACACAAGGATAGTCTGGACGCTGAGACATGGTCGCCTATGCTTTCAATATTTGAAGGTATGCGTTATTTCACATTTGCAGAGTTAATAGAATGGTCATTGAAACAGAGCGACAATAATGCGTGCGACCTTTTGTTTGCATCATGCGGACAGCCGGATGCAGTAGAGAAATATATCCATACGCTTGGATTCAAAGACATCCATGTGCAACTGACGGAGAAGGAGATGAAAAAGAATCCTCATAGAACCATAGAAAACTCAGCCACTCCAAAAGAAATGGCAAGGCTCTTGGAGTGGTTTTATCTTCATAGGGATGATAACAAGAATCTCTCCTTTATCTGGGATACAATGGCTGATTGTAATACGGGTCAGCAACGCATAGCAGCAGTCTTGCCCAAAGACGGCAAACTGATTCACAAGACAGGTTCTGGTTTTCCTTCTTCTGACGGAAGACAAGATAGAAACGATGTTGGAATCGTTCTTTTGCCCGACGGTTCTCACTTATCAATTGCCATCTTCTTGCAAAAGTCAAAAGAGGAGAAAGAGGTGGCAGAGATTGCAGAACAATGTTTGATGCGCATCCAGGCGGATGAATTCCTACGTAACATGCCGTCAGACCTACAACACAAACAGACATTGGCTATACTCAGGGCTATTGATGGAGATAACAAAGGGTTGACAGCTGTCCGCAATGCCCGGAATGCTCCACCCAAGTATTCTGACCATGTGGAAACAAAAATGATTACCCCAAACATGCGCCTTTATGAGCCCAAGGGAAGTCAAGACCAACGCCTTCCAGTCTTGTTGTATCTGCATGGAGGTGGCTGGACTTTTGGCAGCATCAACAGTTGTGGAAGATTCTGTGATGCCCAGGCTGCATCGGGCAAGATGAGAGTTATAGCTCTTGACTATCGTTTGGCTCCAGAACACCCTTATCCTGAAGGGCTGGACGATTGTATCTCTACTGTCAATTACATCATCGACCATGCTGCAGAGCTGCATATTGATGTCAACCACATCACCATTGGCGGTGACAGTTCGGGAGGCAACCTTGCCCTGGCCACAGCTTTGTCAGAAACATGCCGCGGCAAAATAGAATCCTTGCTTCTGTTCTACCCTGTGACAAAGGCTTTTGACGATGGTTCGGAATCATGGAAGCAATATGGTAAAGGATTTGGTTTGGATGCCGAAATCATGGAAGCTTTCAATCGGGCGTCCGGGACTGTATGCCAAGGAGGAAACCCGGTCCAAAGGATTGAAAATATAACCTAA